In Pseudorasbora parva isolate DD20220531a chromosome 9, ASM2467924v1, whole genome shotgun sequence, the sequence caggaCGTGCAGTATGTTCAGGACGGTGTGAGTGAGTTGAACAGCTCTCTGCTGCTCCATCAGTCCTGGTGCAGTGAGCAGATTCAGAGCGTCCACTTCATGCTGTCCAACCTGAGCCGCTGGGTGTCTGGGCTGGAGCGCCACGCGTCAGGAGACacggtaaacacacacacacgcacacttacacactctcactcttaAACATACGCACACATTCAATCATGCTCACACACTtgcactcaacacacacacacactgactcgcatgcacatgcgcgcacacacatacacttacTCTTAGATACACTCTCATACCGCACACTctctaatatacacacacacacacacacacacactctagagGCCTGCTACCCAACCTAAGCCACTCCACATTAATGTGTATATGAAATTAATTTGTAATGAGCATAGATCAAATGAAATAGCCGCACTGCTCTCGGGTCTCTCAGAAATCAGCTGTAAATGTAAGCTGCTATTAacgaaaacaaaacaaaatctatATCATACACATTTCTATTATTTGATATGTggatttaaatgattaaaactgtcaaatatgataaatgaaaagaagTATGATAGCAAGTCAAATACCCGCGTTGCCATCTCTGAATCATACACATTTTCTACCACTAGATGTTTTAAACCTTGTACGATGTGATCTTGTTGTTTCAACCAATAAACATCTCAGCGGTTATGTGCAATGGAGGCCTTACAAAGTAGCAAGAATAAAGGTAAATCTATACAGCTATGTATTTCGTGTTCTGGTCAAGTTCGGGTCAACCATTCTCGGGTACAGGCCGAGTTCGTGCTTCAGTGTATAACTTGTGCAGACCTCTAACTCACACATGCAGCACTCAGCACACACAGTTCCTCAGCTCACTGAcgctctccctctctctgtctCACAGCAGCAGCCGACATCACCGGCCAGCCAGCAGCTCCAGACCACCACAGGCACAGGTATGTACCGTATCACACACACTTGAGCGTACGCCGACAGACACAGACCTGATCAGGAGCACTGTGTGTTTCAGGTTCATCCCCACCCCGCCGCCCCAGGTCTCTGTCTCACAGACGATACAGAAGAGGACCGGACTCCATCAGGACCGTGGCGTTCCCCGGGGTTGAGTCTGTGACAGGTGCCTGCTCATGTTGTCATACTCAATGCAGTCACATCTTATTCTACACTACACACAAGTTTACTGGTGGAGTGACACTGGAAGTGACGTGTAAAATATACAAAACTAATCTAGCTTGCATATCCCAGGATTCAAAAAAGTCATGcaattttaaaatggaaatttCCAGGCCTGGAAAAGttttggaaaaataaataaacccgGCAGGCTTAAATTACTGCAGATGAGTAGGAGTTATTCAATAGTTTGGACACATTAATCTCAATAACAAATTCCGTTTTCCTGTTTAATGCCAACTAGTGGAATCAACAGAAACGTTCTAAAGGGATGTAGATAACaaacagataaaaaaaagtatagatTTTCTaatagaaaaaataataattttaaaattgtGAATACAGAATTTGTAAAATGAGACCATTTTTATCAATGTACGCTCTTAAATTCAGATATGCCTAATTCTCTAAGAAATTCAAAATATGCTGCAGAGCTGAACTGGTTAACcagtttaataaaaaagttttCAATACGTATCCTAATGACAGAGATTAATTCATGATATTAAGAAGAGGATCTACGACCTCTGGAGCATTATTTTTAGAAGCTTAATCACTATAGGTTctagcatacatgttgttgatttagATGATTTAACTATAATTACTATAGCAACGAATGAATGAGaattttcctcagtgacactacaatgcacTGTCTGAAATGATACTGTAGTAGACGtttgcatggttataattttctttctaatattatcaatcttccaagtaaagaagttcatacaGTCATTAATGCTGTGCTGTTTTGAAACGTCAGAAGTTTTAGCTTTATTTCATGTTAATTGCGCCACTTTATCAAATACATACCTAGGGTTGTTCGTTTTCTTCTGAGAATCcaaaaataagcagatctagccaCTTTAATGCCTTTCTCTATGGAATAACACTTTCCTTCCACAAAATGCAAAATACCtcgttttgttttcttccagctgggCCCCATATTTTCGGGCTTCTCTCTTTGGGTGTTTCATGTCTCTTTACGTTTTAATGCATTTAAGTGAAACGATCAAGTGTTATATCACTTTTTTTTCTATCGTTATCGATAAAGGTATACTGTTGATAAATACCAATACTGTTTTATCACCCAGGTCTAGCCTGTCATTAACTTAAAGATATGCCTTGGTAAATTTGAACATGGATCTTTATTCACATATACACATGAATTATGGAGTATTTGATTTAAAGGTTTGTTGGTAAAAAATTGTGCATGAACCTTGATATACGATTGTTTTGAATCTAATCTAAAATGTCCAGCTCATGGTTCCCCTCAGAATCTGTAGATGGTCATGAGAATGTTTTATGTCATTATAATAAAAGCATGACACCATCCCTGGAAAGTGTCTAAATGCTTGTGCTGTTGTGCTGTCAGATCAGGAGCTGCTGCTTCGGGGCCGTCCGTCTCCAGgtctgcaggaggagttcaggTCGGACCGGGAACAGATGGACCCTGAGGAGCTAAAGGCCGAAGAGGTCAGTCGCCAGTGAGGATCCACTGTAACTGACCCCAGACTCACCCTTCATGTACTCTACGTGTTTGGTTTCTGCACTCATGAGACTGTGACAGGGTTGCTTTCATCTCAGATAAGAGTGAGTCTCACAGTCCGGTCAGGATTTAAGAGTTTGATTGGACCTGGAGAGTATGAAGCCCAAGGTAAGGGAGGGAGAATGAAGATCTCCAGCATTATGACTATTTTACCTTGAGTCTCATTCCACTGGTGCCAAAAACAGCACATGCTAGTTTTCATTTTGCTGATTTAAATTAGTCTTTGTTTTACAGTATAATGCAGTAAATTGGAGTATTAATATCATGAGATTCACCAGTGAGAATTAAAACAAACGTCAGAAGTAAAGATCTGATGAAAGAGTTCAGTGGGGTTCTTTTACAACACACTGTCACAGGACAGCTTCAGTTTCTCTATTCCGCTGATTTCTGTTGAACCTGGACGAGACTCTGAGATTCACTCTTATATATTTACATGTATCTGTCTCGACGATTCTTAAGTTTGTGTGAACTGAGGGGACATGAAGATTGTTTTAAACTACATTACTGTCAGATCTAGCAATAATATGATCCATATGATTGCTTTTAGTGGATGTAATCATCAGATATTtatgataatataatataatgcaatGCACTTGTCTTTGAGCAGATGTAGGTTTTAATTTAAAGTTCATTgatcacagtgtgtgtgtgtctgaatgaGTGTGGGTGTCTCTGGATTGTCCTGCACTGAGTGAATGTCTGGTTTCTTCTGCgctgtgtgcgagtgagtgttgTGTGTCTATCTCTCTGGTTTCTTCTgcactgagtgtgtgtgtgtctctctttctttctctctctcactctctggTTTGTCCTGTTGTGAGAGTGTTCGTGAGTGTGTCTGTCTCACTGCTGTGTGTCTGCAGACTGAAGGCCTTGCAGACGCTGCTCTAGTTTCGTTCTTCTGCAGATGCTTGAAAATAATCTCTCAGTCTCTGCTGTCACTTTATAAAACCAgatgaaaatgtaaatattgtaGAATTGGACATTTGTATGTCAGAAACTAATTTTAAGCTTTAGGATGACATGATGAGATGAAACGGTGAGTTTGCATTGCATGTTCTCTGTAATGTAACCTGAATAAAGGCAGATTTGACCGAAGCTCGTGTAGATCTCCTGAGGTTACACTGACTCTGTCAGATTCACACACTGTGAATCACTCTCCATGTTGCTAATGGGAAGAACACAACAAGTTAAAACTAGTTCAGATTGATTGATGAATAACTGATATAAGACCATCATTATCAAAAATATTCCATCGTTAGAACATTCTGTGTATCACAAAAGTGTTAACAGATGGATATACATTTATTGgtataataaacaatataactTGCTTTTTCAATTGTTCTTTTTCTGCAGGCCTAATAAATGAGTTATTAATAAGATATCGTATCTCTTCATTACTGCCTGGCTGGGCTCTTTTTCTGTGGTCTGGCTTTTTGAACGCTCTACCATCACAGACATCAGAAGATTAATTATCTGTACATCTTTATGATCATTTGTTTGACACCAGAAATATCAACTGCCCATTTTTTTATATGGGCATTTATACATGAAGAACCTGTGAGAAATCAAAGCATGTACAGACTCATGTAAGGCTGCTGTGCTTCATAGACAGTTCACACTGCCTCTGATTGAGTTGGTCTCTGTACTAACATCAGCAGGAGTGTTTAAGCCAGCGCTCCTTTGGCCCGCCAATCCTGCGTCAGCACCTGCATCAGCTCTTCCTCATCGTCCTCCTCCTCCGGCCGCATCTCGTCCGTCTGCTGTCTCGCTCTCGTCATGGTGCTCTTCACCACTTCCTGCCTGGCTCGTAGAACCTCCACTCGCCGGAAGCACTGGATCTGCTCGTCTATCTCGTCGATCTGCCGCTCCAGCCGGCCTTCCTCGTCATCTTCGGCCACGATGGCGTCAGACGCGCTGTTCACCTGCCGCATCTCCTTCTGAAACTCCTCCCACTCACGATCCATGTGATCTCGGGGCGTGTCCACGTTTCGCACTTTAGCGTCACGCACTGGGTCGTCGAAGAAGCCCTCAGGTAGAGTTTCGGCTGTGTTGTCCTTTCTATCCGGCGCCGCCTCGTCCCCACCCTCGGCCTGAGACACGGAGCCGGAGTGAGGGACGGCCGGTGGCGCGGAAGAGACGCTGCTGTCGAAGAAATCTGCGGGGAGGCCAGCGGCTGGGACCGGCTCTTTAGCTTCACTGCTggcatcttcatcatcatcatcatagtGTCCAGTCAAGAGCCCCAGACCCGTAGACTGACGTGAAGATACGGCCGTCTGCTCCACGGCtgcacctgcacacacacacgggtcaATTACCTCAACATCTGTCTcatcagaaatgtttttgtagaGTGGACTGATGAGAGCCTGAGATGTTCTGTTAAGGTTGCATAGTGTTTCAGAGCCAGTTTACAACTCTATCCAGTGCTGAACGGATCAAATACTGGTGTAAAGGCCCGAAGATGGGTATGAAACTAATATACACTTCACATAGACACATAGTACTGTTACTTAAGAATGCCAGCATAATAATTTACACACCTGAAGTAAacaattccgcagtgaaatgaagcaaacacacaTACAATGTCTTACACacgtgagctgaaacttcattaAAGTttaaccactcattcctaatattaggatccgcaGGAAGcgtatgcagcgactgtgttcttccacaaccaggaatagcgcaatatcttgctatcttcggcatgtttattgctgttggctagcgtgatccaaacagctccatgagtcggtgggcggggctactgaattagacgggcttattattctgtagaggcggtgtttcgccaCACGACGACGTCAAGTTGTAAGTTCTTGTAACATTCTGAGATCaattgttttctgggcctggtgtcagtaaaaactttcctttaactaacaagttttcagctctgaaacttacaggatattcttatataacGATGCcctttatatataaaaagctcaaggaaaaagttgatttcatgacacctttaaagatGATTTTATGGAGACTAACTGCATCTTGCTGTAATATATAGCTTCTCTACAGACACTATTTCCCTGATCCAGTATGTTCAAATTAACCAGTGTTCACCACACAAGTATTTCTTGGGTGGAAGCGTCTGTTAaacagaggtggtaaaagtactcaaaagttatacttgagtgaaagtatatatacctaaataaaaaaatactccagtaaaagtagaaagtcctccattcaaacatcacttgagtaaaagtacaaaagtatcagatttaaaacgtactcaagtaccgaaagtaaaaagtaaatattcaaattaactgttaatatcaataattacgcagataaaatcttttgggactgatatgcaatgctttaaatgaacaaatgataagattagatactgcaattaagaatttgtttgaTTTGCAATTAACaagagacaatgaagcaccttaacgcagtataggggttaaacttaaaatagacaagttccataacattagctccataaaacagatgaggagcaagatactattaactaattcaaaattaattcaaaagccataaccacaatgacatattacataaCAATGaattaatagtcatgtgcctcaacaagtaaagtcatactataattttgccaattgtgattaatgatgaattaaacagacaactgagagtcggaatgcatggctttgaatacatgaatttacattattagttaatgtaatatgttattagggaattaatgatgtcatatttaattaataacaattcatatattacttaatctattaatcatagagaatgttcattagttgctgatgcagtaatcattaataaatggtttagttcttcattagtaatacattaactcataattatctgtgcattagttaggcatgaattataatagtgcacctgtattgtaaaatgttactgatGTTTTCATAGTTAATTCTctgccgcaaaataaaaaagttggggaaacactgagctaacgttagtgtggcaaacctgacttgtcagcttttccaagtctatacctgactggatcatccatgaatgaccagaccggtttggaaatcaagtgtaataaatacttaatacttggagcgggcatggggtaatgtattggagtaaaaagtaaactttgcctttaatattgtagtggagtaagagtaaaagtagatgcaaataaaatatactcaagtaaagtacagatccctgaaaaaaatacttaagtaaagtatcaaagtatttttacttgattacttaccacccctgctGTTAAATTAATGAATGTGAATGTGGCAGTAATAGAAAAATAGAAGTCTGCTGTTGGTGTTGTGTTTGGCGTCTCACCTGCAGTGACGTGAGTCTTGGCTCTTTTCCCTGATGGCGGACACGCGGGTTCGGGCGCGCCTCTCTTCGGAACTGAGGAGGATGAAGGAGCTGGAGCTGGTGTGCTGTCTCTGTGCTTCAGCTCGCTGACTCGATCTTTGTGTTGTTTCCCCAGCAGGTGAGTCTGCCACAGCAGCGCGCTCTTCACCGGCGCGTTACACAGCGAGCAGCTCAAATGACCCAGGCTGTTGTATTTGGCGTACGGCGAGTCCACGCGCTTCTCTCGCTCGGTCGACCGCTTCTTCTCCCTCATTAACCGCCGTAAATCGTCCTGATTTACCACCTTCTTCCCCTTCTTTAACGAAGCCATCTTCGCAGGCTCGTCGCGGGTGAATGACGTGATTATCGGATTATCGTGCGACGGGCgcagtgtttgtttgtttgggtcTCGTCCTCCAGGCGGCGCTATAAGCCTTCGATCGCTCTCTGCAAATACATTCAAATGTAAGCGTTTACATGTGGTTCACAAAATATATAGTATATTGTatagaatatataatatattgtataataccatcaatatattattcaatgtatttacaatatattataatatattttgaagtaatatattggtaaatatattttcctttcataagGGAACACACAGGACATTGTGGCCTAACTGGCcaaactgtttgtgttttttaagtTCGCTTCAGcataaagttttttttcaaaCTTCTCAATCTAGATGTTATGGTTTAATTGCTAACGCACAACAAGAAACAAGTCACAATTTCCTCACAACTATAACCgcaatgaaatgaaatgatcttCCACCTAGAGACTAGAGTCTAGACCCATGCTTACACCAGCTTAGTACCAGCTGGTGACTTTCCAAGGGGCCAGGGCTTTGATATAGCCTTGGTTTACCCTGATACAAAGGCGGCCAGATAGCCAAGCATGAGCCGGGACTGTGGTTTGGCCAACGCTGCAGATGGCGCATACGCAGTAGGCCTAACTGGAGTAATGCGGATGCCAAGGCCATAAGGCCCAATGCCCTTTGAAAAGTTCTAAGGGGGAGGTAGGATCCTGCTCTAAATGATGCAGGCAGCTATCCGTTGGATGGTGAGGTGGGGTGCATGTCTCACATGCACAGCGCAGCATCACATATTGATTTAGGGAcagtgcagtttttttttttttcttccttcaaCTATCGTGCGATAAGTGGCAAACCTAAACGCTAGTgtttgagtgagagagtgtgtgtgtgaaaccctacattatggggacaaaatatcCCCACAAATATGGCAATATCTTTTTATAATTTCATCAATatcattttttggtccccatgaggaaaataaatcacacttttaaagtggtgttttaaaaaaaaaaaaaaagtgtgaggGAATGTAATATAAcgtttatactgtataaaaatcattatgtctgtGTAAAGTCCCCATCAAAGATGAAAACAACATTGCTTGGTCTTGATGAAGTGAGAGGCCTGTTTGATATAGTTGAAACCATTGTCAGTCTGCTTTTAGTCATCCCAGTCTCATCATCTGGGGCTGAAAGAAGTTTCAGTGTTCTTAGAAGAGTGAAAACATGGTTCAGAACAGCAATGTCACAAGTGAGACTTATGAGTATTGCTGTGTGCCATGTCCACCAGGACAAATTGGACCATACTGACGTGATTATGCTGACACTCAATGGCAAATGCCAAAAATGTAGTTTTGGAGATTAAGAAATTCAGCCCTCGGTGGGGTTTGAAGTTAGGTTATAACCCTTTAAGGTATGACTTAtgtgacttttattttattatttattgatataactttaatttattataaaacccTATTGAAACAAATTTCACATTAGTTTATAGTAGTATCTGTTCATAATAACGGAGTGTCTATGTACACTAAGGCAAATAGCCTTGTTGAAAAGCACTATTTACACCAGCTCCGCCCAGCAATGCCTGGTTGGGCGACACAAGATTATTCTCGCTTCAATGTCTTAAATGGTGTAGTCAGTAGAGTATAAATAGCATCAAATTACTGTTTACACATATTGCAAAAAAACTGCTACTTTTAAatagtgtaaatagaatatattgCCCTTTTCACTTAGAGTAAATAGCCGCTGCCTTTTAATAAACCCACATAAGTGAGCAGAGAAATCTAGACATGTATCTTACCTGACATTGATTTTAAAATGGGCAGTCTTCCACTATTTGGCTGTATTTAttaattgaattaaattgtattcatttattatttattattttaatgaaagCATATAGCCTAGTGCACATACAGCTGCTCAGGAAGGTCAAAAATACACAGGGAGATGTGTTAGGATAATACAATATCAGCAATCACATAGACTGGATAATAGAGGTCTACACGGCTCCAAAAATATGCACCCGAACCCGAAGAGACCCATAATGTGCTACAGAGTACCGCCCCGGACCCCGCCCCGGACCTATTATTTCAAAAGCTGGACCCGGACTCGTACAGATCTGAGAAATGCCAAAAATGTAGTACCCGGAACCAACCTAGACCCTGGTCTATTGTTTGATAGCTGGGACCGAACCCTGTGGAAAGACCCAACTGGGGTGTCAACCTGAAATATTCTCTTGTTTATGCAATTTGAGCGTGatagaaaacatttatataaCAGTTTGTCTGAGATTTTGTAATAGATTTGAAATCTATTATTTAAATATGACTACATTATTACAGCAGGCTTGCATTAAATCTGCCCGCTTTCTAacggctgagagagagagagcaagcttgtgttattttattcatttatttttaaaccttATTTTCCACActtttcttatcctaatttTGCAATTTGCAAGTTactcaaaacacacaagccATCCTAACTGACTCTGAACATGGCCAGGTGTTCTCCGAGTCCATTCGAGTCGGGTATTACACACAATGTTAAACAGAGCCGGGGGtttgccggcgatttgatttcaccctgcagctcagtctgtaaacctgtacattaatttgtactgcttctgttacacttttgctgGAACCAATCACTGTTACCTCTTTTCcgccaaggcagtgctggtgctagttcgtagccagagcctagtttcaaatggTTCCTTGTCTTTCCACACCCAAGGCACCAGCTCCGaaccaggaaaagtggttcttaagtagcaccaaaacattgctgggctagaagtaaaaACCGCTGGCATCGGCGGCTGGGGGCGTGACCAAGACTAACAAACTTGTGACcggcattttttaaatagcagctaatcaagctaacagctgctcGATTTTAATCTCAGTCTATACAAATCATGGTGAGCGGCACGAATGCGCTCATGaggtattttgatatcatacgGTATATATACAGTgacgtaagacctggctctgtgCTGGCGCTCTAGCCTGTGGAAAGACAAACCGGTTCATAAACTCTCGTcagtcgaaccaacttagaactggCACTAGCACTGGCTCAGTAAtagcacccggttcattctggtggaaaaggggtaagactgtcttatccacctggcgtgctattggcaggtttaacacaATAACAGATAGAGAAGCGACGGGTCGTTGCCctttgatcacgcctcttgtggtctgattggttgaaggactatccaattgcatacatagtcatttaaattatgcttgtttatcacacctcttgtgcagtagaaaatacagagctcCCCTGACCAATGTTGAATCTTAAAGAAGCAATCACACGTTCACATTTAGACGGGATTAGACTGAGTTTTGACAAACAGTAGGTAACGTTTTTTGGAGGATGTGTGAGAAAAACACAGACTTGGTAGATTCTGACAGGATTAAATAACAAAGTATCCTCGGATACTCTTTTGACAACTCAGAAGCACCAGAAAAGTTTAGCTGAATGCTGTATTTGCAAGAGCCTgaaaccacaacagtcacatcagTCGGTTCTTCGGAGCGTcacgtacactgtaaaaaaaaaaaatcaggtttccgcttgaacattttctagtgactagtcacatctattttttttagttggccaaatttaatttcagtGAATGAAATTGTATCaaatcacagaaattaaatttggccaacttaACTTAGATGTGACCAGaaaattttcagttggagatgcctgaatttttttacagtgtacaggtTCATTTGAAGACGCACAGCTGAACACCTCTCTGTGCTTCTTAGCTTCTTTGCTTTCAAAACTGGCCCTAGATTCATTTGTTCACATTGATCCTTTGCAGTACTCTGAATATTCTCTTAGGGAGGACTTGGCTTTTTGGACCAAGTCAACTGCTGTGTCTGTTTGCATGGATGAGGACTGGAGGAGCTTGCTGGCTTGATATATTATCATCAAATTGTTACAGCAGGCCCCACTTCAGCTTTCATCAAGAGTATGTCTGCTCCCCAGACTTCACAGGTTATATTGACATATACAAAACCACTTCACTGTCTGGTCTTGTCTCTATGTAGCCAACAAAGACGTCCCCTCCTTCTGTTTCATGCCAAGTTAATCTTCTGTTATTCATCATCTCATCTGGCTCTTTACCTGTTGTCGCCCCATTCACCTGTCAGTAAAGTCCATCCTCTGTCTCTGCCCTGCCATCCCATGATTCTGATTCAGAGTAATTAACTAGCATTTTtaatacactgttaaaaaaaaaaaaaaaatcaggtctccaattgaaaattttctagtgactgatcacatctaaaattttcagttggccgaattttTCTGtgtcaattcacagaatttaaattcggccaactgaaaaatttagatgtgatcagtcactagaaaatttggagacattattattttttttttattttttttacagtgtcatatatatcacattaaaacatcaaaaaataaaataaaattgatacaacaaatacaaaataactgTATATAACTggataaattattattattttacagtgtaatatcacattaaaacaccaaaaaatacaataaaatgtacacaaaaaaataaaaaatacctgTATATAACTGTATAATACTGTATAATTAATCAGTAGCAAAATGggtaaaataatgttttgattaCCGATATGCACTTACACcgactgaaaattacatttgaTCATAAGGCAATTTCTATCTTGAGATCTAGACTGGagtatatcttttttttaatgaatgcaatgcattttcatttgtcaagactaaataataatttaaaatattacaaaaaataccTTCTTCTTGCTCTTTTGCTTCATGTTCTTGTTCTTTTTTCTGCTCTAAATGGATAGCTTTGGTTGGCCCAAAGTCGAGAAATACATCATTACCATGCCACACTGCATGATATCTGAGTCCAAAACAGTAATTATTCATAGTAAATCATCATGTATTAAAATATGACTTCCGGTTTAGCCATGGAAGGGCATTGTCAACATCCTGTCAAGTTTGAGGCCAAAATGCTGCTAGAGAAGATGGGCACACCTGCAGACATAAGGATGCTTGTACCCAAGCAGACCTCGGCAGCCAGTACTGAACCTAGCATGGGTaggaaaaaatactatagtcAGTATTAGTCAATAGCTGCCAAAATCTGCTTGGGTAaatccaaatatcttcctttgtgttcagcataagaaagaaatgtatacaggtttggaataacttaaagggttacttcagccat encodes:
- the znf830 gene encoding zinc finger protein 830, whose translation is MASLKKGKKVVNQDDLRRLMREKKRSTEREKRVDSPYAKYNSLGHLSCSLCNAPVKSALLWQTHLLGKQHKDRVSELKHRDSTPAPAPSSSSVPKRGAPEPACPPSGKRAKTHVTAGAAVEQTAVSSRQSTGLGLLTGHYDDDDEDASSEAKEPVPAAGLPADFFDSSVSSAPPAVPHSGSVSQAEGGDEAAPDRKDNTAETLPEGFFDDPVRDAKVRNVDTPRDHMDREWEEFQKEMRQVNSASDAIVAEDDEEGRLERQIDEIDEQIQCFRRVEVLRARQEVVKSTMTRARQQTDEMRPEEEDDEEELMQVLTQDWRAKGALA